The bacterium genome includes a region encoding these proteins:
- a CDS encoding N-acetylmuramoyl-L-alanine amidase: MIKRMLPFFFSLAFVLNAGTITFAGKQMTTVVFSGRESVTLAEFTSKTGSRYSWVPDKKKAVIDYNSHSYVLTADNRTVVVDNNAGIHLPEPVGWDGTNLYIPVSVLSRLFNVSPSHLNPPQDVKIEKIYLSGADPTSIQIVASGPISCDVIENSASSVTLKIPVGSKIKSVPPSGLVSAAVLRNNENKTTIELKLSKNCNVSSKGIPNGVEIIFASQAATQVKPAAASQKLTIVIDPGHGGKDPGAIGTKGTKEAAMNLDVATRLKTLLEAQGHTVILTRTTDTYVSLDGRTKFANQKKADLFISIHFNANNSSTINGFETYFLGMHRLEYAKNVALAENAALKYDIEHKAYNPDAVLNDIIGSLLTNTFQKQSETLAGFIQEKSSAATSFSNRGINQAGFYVLKGCSMPSVLVECGFLTNPTEEAKIRQPDYRQKIAQGIAGGVSEYVKGL; encoded by the coding sequence ATGATTAAAAGAATGCTGCCGTTTTTCTTCTCTCTTGCTTTTGTCCTTAACGCGGGAACGATTACGTTTGCAGGCAAGCAGATGACGACAGTCGTCTTCAGCGGAAGGGAATCCGTAACGCTCGCTGAGTTTACATCAAAAACCGGCTCACGATACAGCTGGGTGCCCGATAAGAAGAAGGCCGTCATCGACTACAACTCCCACAGCTACGTTTTGACCGCAGACAACAGGACGGTGGTTGTAGATAACAATGCAGGAATCCATCTTCCCGAGCCTGTGGGCTGGGACGGCACCAATCTCTATATCCCGGTGTCAGTACTCTCACGCTTATTCAATGTTTCTCCTTCTCATCTTAACCCGCCGCAGGACGTGAAGATAGAAAAGATTTACCTTTCGGGCGCAGACCCGACCAGCATACAGATTGTCGCTTCGGGACCCATCTCATGCGACGTAATAGAGAATTCCGCCTCAAGCGTTACACTGAAGATTCCGGTCGGTTCTAAAATAAAGAGCGTGCCCCCTTCTGGTCTTGTGAGCGCGGCCGTACTCCGCAACAACGAAAACAAGACCACAATCGAGCTCAAGCTCTCCAAGAACTGCAACGTTTCCTCGAAAGGAATTCCGAACGGCGTCGAGATCATTTTCGCAAGCCAGGCCGCAACGCAGGTGAAGCCCGCGGCAGCATCGCAAAAGCTAACCATAGTCATAGACCCCGGACACGGCGGCAAGGACCCGGGCGCGATAGGAACAAAAGGCACGAAGGAGGCGGCAATGAATCTGGACGTAGCAACCCGGCTGAAAACACTCCTGGAAGCTCAGGGCCACACCGTTATCCTCACGAGAACGACCGACACATACGTGTCCCTCGACGGACGCACAAAGTTCGCAAACCAGAAGAAGGCCGACCTTTTCATAAGCATCCATTTCAACGCTAACAACTCCTCGACCATAAACGGGTTCGAGACTTACTTTCTAGGAATGCACAGGCTGGAGTATGCCAAGAACGTTGCGCTTGCCGAGAACGCAGCGCTAAAGTACGATATCGAACACAAGGCTTACAATCCGGATGCCGTTCTGAACGACATCATCGGAAGCCTTCTTACTAATACGTTTCAGAAGCAGTCCGAGACGCTTGCAGGGTTTATACAGGAGAAGTCATCCGCCGCAACCTCGTTTTCGAACCGGGGCATCAACCAGGCCGGTTTCTACGTTCTAAAGGGCTGCTCAATGCCTTCCGTGCTCGTGGAATGCGGGTTTTTAACGAATCCGACCGAAGAGGCGAAGATAAGACAGCCCGACTACAGGCAGAAGATTGCGCAGGGGATTGCCGGAGGGGTGTCAGAATACGTCAAAGGTCTGTGA
- the smpB gene encoding SsrA-binding protein SmpB has product MSDSTTIAENRRARHDYIVEETLEAGLALVGSEVKSLRDRQASLAEAYCMIKDGQAYVVGMQIAQYKQASLDIPDPVRRRKLLFHRQELKKLFGKTQRRGYTLIPLKLYFNDRGIAKMLVGVCRGKQTVDKRETLKRRTIEREMRRSG; this is encoded by the coding sequence ATGTCCGATTCAACAACTATTGCCGAGAACCGTCGCGCGCGGCACGACTACATCGTTGAAGAGACGTTGGAGGCAGGGCTTGCACTCGTGGGCTCCGAAGTAAAGTCTCTTCGCGACCGGCAGGCGTCCCTTGCAGAAGCTTACTGCATGATAAAGGACGGCCAGGCTTACGTCGTGGGCATGCAGATAGCACAGTACAAGCAGGCATCGCTCGATATCCCGGACCCCGTGCGCAGGCGCAAGCTCCTCTTTCACCGCCAGGAGCTAAAGAAGCTTTTCGGCAAAACTCAACGCCGCGGCTACACCCTTATTCCCTTAAAACTCTACTTCAACGACCGCGGCATAGCAAAGATGCTTGTCGGCGTATGCCGCGGCAAGCAGACCGTCGACAAGCGCGAGACGCTCAAGCGCCGCACCATTGAGCGCGAGATGAGGAGGTCAGGATGA
- a CDS encoding NAD+ synthase has translation MNKFPRIALCQVNATVGDLGGNASKIVDWTRRAQDKGAELIIFPELCLTGYPPKDLLLKPSFLKEQRERLGEIAGAVPDVTVIVGCVDFEPRENTKGQNIFDVSAKVSARSRLYNAAAVLRGGRIERYVHKTHLPNYDVFDEERYFESPQKNATHFFGDPEKPRQGTPSSQEAIVELGGGTKAGITICEDIWVQDGPAARMKAQGASLIVNISASPFYKGKFRARVELLKTRVKEAELPLIYVNAVGGQDDLVFDGRSMVVVEKGEIAALAKGFEEELLVYSRETADKHKVESEEVAEVWKALVLGIKDYVHKNGFSQAALGVSGGIDSALVAALAVDALGAKNVLGVAMPSKYTSRQSLKDALLLCNNLGIKSEPIPIDELVASYHKTLVETMDLSKPDVTAQNIQARIRGNILMAFSNKFGYLVLATGNKSELATGYATLYGDMSGGLAPIGDVPKTLVYALARWFNAREKTDMIPVGILERAPSAELAPNQRDQDDLPPYDVLDKILEMYVEEDLSSEEIVERGFDPALVHSIIRRIDRAEYKRRQAAPILKITPRAFGFGRRMPITNKYEG, from the coding sequence GTGAATAAGTTCCCGCGCATCGCGCTTTGCCAAGTAAACGCGACCGTAGGTGATTTGGGAGGCAATGCCTCAAAGATAGTTGACTGGACAAGGAGAGCGCAGGATAAGGGCGCCGAGCTCATCATTTTTCCCGAGCTTTGCCTGACAGGTTATCCGCCGAAGGACCTGCTCCTTAAACCGAGCTTTCTCAAAGAGCAGCGCGAGCGGCTTGGAGAGATTGCCGGAGCGGTTCCAGACGTAACCGTGATCGTCGGCTGCGTGGACTTCGAGCCGCGGGAGAACACAAAGGGGCAAAACATATTCGATGTATCGGCGAAGGTTTCAGCCCGCTCGCGGCTTTATAACGCGGCGGCCGTGCTGCGGGGTGGCAGGATCGAGCGCTACGTTCACAAAACGCATCTGCCTAACTACGACGTGTTCGACGAGGAAAGATATTTTGAATCGCCCCAGAAAAATGCTACGCACTTTTTTGGGGACCCTGAAAAACCCCGTCAGGGCACTCCATCGAGCCAGGAAGCAATAGTGGAATTGGGGGGCGGCACAAAGGCGGGCATCACGATATGCGAGGACATCTGGGTACAGGATGGACCTGCGGCGAGGATGAAGGCGCAAGGTGCGAGCCTGATAGTAAACATATCGGCATCGCCCTTCTACAAGGGCAAGTTCCGGGCGCGGGTCGAGCTCCTGAAGACGCGCGTGAAGGAGGCAGAGCTTCCCCTGATTTACGTCAACGCGGTGGGCGGTCAGGACGATCTGGTATTCGACGGACGCTCGATGGTCGTGGTAGAAAAGGGCGAGATTGCCGCTCTCGCTAAGGGCTTCGAGGAGGAGCTGCTCGTGTATTCTCGTGAGACTGCGGATAAGCACAAGGTGGAGAGTGAGGAAGTTGCTGAAGTTTGGAAGGCTTTGGTTCTGGGGATAAAGGACTACGTTCACAAGAACGGATTTTCACAAGCCGCGCTCGGCGTGTCGGGTGGCATTGACTCGGCGCTAGTGGCTGCGCTTGCCGTTGACGCGCTCGGCGCAAAGAACGTGCTCGGCGTCGCGATGCCCTCCAAGTATACGTCCCGGCAGTCGCTCAAGGACGCGCTCCTTTTATGCAACAATCTGGGCATAAAGTCGGAGCCGATACCGATTGACGAATTGGTTGCGAGTTACCACAAGACGCTTGTGGAGACGATGGATCTTTCAAAGCCCGACGTGACCGCGCAGAACATCCAGGCAAGGATTCGCGGCAACATCCTTATGGCGTTCTCCAACAAGTTCGGCTACCTGGTTTTAGCGACCGGCAACAAGTCCGAACTCGCCACCGGCTACGCGACGCTCTATGGCGACATGTCGGGCGGCCTCGCGCCCATAGGCGACGTGCCCAAGACGCTCGTCTACGCGCTCGCCCGCTGGTTCAACGCAAGGGAGAAGACCGATATGATTCCCGTGGGGATTCTCGAGCGAGCGCCGTCTGCCGAGCTTGCCCCGAACCAGCGCGACCAGGACGACCTCCCGCCCTACGACGTGCTGGATAAGATCCTCGAAATGTACGTGGAGGAGGACCTCTCGTCCGAGGAGATTGTCGAGAGGGGTTTCGACCCCGCACTCGTTCACTCGATTATCAGGCGAATTGACCGCGCGGAGTACAAGCGCCGTCAGGCCGCGCCTATCTTGAAGATTACGCCCCGCGCCTTCGGGTTTGGAAGACGCATGCCGATTACAAATAAATATGAAGGATAA